One genomic window of Syngnathoides biaculeatus isolate LvHL_M chromosome 13, ASM1980259v1, whole genome shotgun sequence includes the following:
- the nos1apa gene encoding carboxyl-terminal PDZ ligand of neuronal nitric oxide synthase protein isoform X1, translating to MPGVTKYNLVDDCLDLRVPMHNDEVFQHGVCFQAKYIGSLEVGRPGSRMEIVAAMRRIRYEFKQKNIKKKKVNIVVSTDFVKVILRKKKRKGWTWDENTILVTQDPIFRIFYVSHDAQDLKIFSYIARDGDSNRFRCSVFKSKRKSQAMRIVRTVGQAFDVCHQLTLQKKTDERQDDEAEEEQPQATAADKRFALSEDTDLEATTEESIECNTSSDTERNKTVLGNDGKGSDGGSLLLNSPADEAPVAARSAAEGPSASEHHVQLLQKQLEQQEQQALAASAQVHVLRGQLSVEACARSEAQTRVQRLLQQNTDLLQHISLLVKQIQELELKAGGLDFTSRGSQDSLLEITFRARPPSTPSEPLTPSPSTGPAASPSQQLQTSDSGWLSFLPRSSSSSTTGAESSPLSLAGNAVRLECFRFSSRVPEGQERGQATGQAPDDGAPDDGSLPGEEVLGALELLRFRESGIGSEYESNTDESDDRDSWGLGEGAGLDGAARLFRVLNTESLPDCLGDEMAV from the exons ATGCCGGGGGTGACCAAGTACAATTTGGTGGACGACTGCCTGGATTTGAGGGTCCCGATGCATAACGACGAGGTGTTCCAGCATGGAGTCTGCTTCCAGGCAAAG TACATCGGGAGCTTGGAAGTGGGTCGTCCCGGCAGCCGCATGGAAATTGTCGCCGCAATGAGAAGAATCAGA TATGAATTCAAACAGAAGAAcatcaagaagaagaaggtcaaCATCGTCGTTTCTACGGATTTTGTCAAAGTGATATTAAGAAAAAAGAAG CGAAAAGGCTGGACATGGGATGAGAACACAATCTTGGTGACTCAGGATCCGATATTCAG GATTTTTTACGTCTCCCACGACGCGCAAGACCTAAAGATCTTCAGTTACATCGCACGAGACGGCGACAGCAACCGTTTCCGCTGCAGCGTCTTCAAGTCCAAGAGGAAG TCTCAGGCCATGCGGATTGTGCGGACGGTCGGTCAGGCGTTCGACGTGTGTCACCAGCTGACCCTGCAGAAGAAAACGGACGAGCGGCAGGATGATGAGGCCGAGGAGGAGCAGCCCCAAGCGACGGCAG CGGACAAGAGGTTTGCCTTGTCAGAGGACACCGACCTTGAAGCCACAACAGAGGAGAGCATCGAGTGCAACACTTCATCAGACACGGAGAGGAACAAGACGGTCCTCGGCAATGACGGCAAG GGCTCCGACGGCGGCTCGCTTCTGCTCAACTCCCCGGCCGACGAGGCTCCCGTCGCGGCTCGGTCCGCCGCGGAGGGTCCCAGCGCTTCGGAGCACCACGTCCAGCTTTTGCAGAAGCAGTTGGAGCAGCAGGAGCAACAGGCGCTGGCGGCGTCGGCTCAG GTGCACGTGCTCCGGGGGCAGCTTTCCGTGGAGGCGTGCGCTCGAAGCGAGGCCCAGACCAGAGTCCAGAGGCTGCTGCAGCAGAACACCGACTTGCTGCAGCACATCTCCCTGCTGGTCAAACAGATCCAGGAACTGGAGCTGAAAGCCGGCGGACTCGATTTCACGTCCA GGGGCTCTCAGGACAGTCTTCTGGAGATCACTTTCCGTGCACGACCCCCCAGCACGCCCAGCGAACCGCTGACGCCGTCTCCCTCGACAGGCCCGGCCGCCTCCCCGTCCCAGCAGCTCCAGACCAGCGACAGCGGCTGGCTCTCCTTCCTTCCGCGGTCCTCCTCTTCAAgcaccacgggcgccgaaagCAGCCCCCTCAGCCTCGCCGGCAACGCGGTGCGTCTGGAGTGCTTCCGGTTCTCCTCGCGAGTTCCGGAAGGTCAGGAGCGAGGCCAGGCAACGGGCCAGGCGCCCGACGACGGGGCTCCGGATGACGGCTCGCTGCCGGGCGAGGAGGTCCTGGGAGCTCTGGAGCTCCTCCGCTTCAGGGAATCGGGAATCGGCTCGGAGTACGAATCCAACACGGACGAGAGCGACGACCGGGACAGTTGGGGGCTCGGGGAGGGGGCCGGCCTGGACGGTGCCGCTCGACTTTTCCGCGTGTTGAATACCGAGAGCCTGCCGGACTGTTTAGGGGATGAGATGGCCGTGTAG
- the nos1apa gene encoding carboxyl-terminal PDZ ligand of neuronal nitric oxide synthase protein isoform X2, whose protein sequence is MEIVAAMRRIRYEFKQKNIKKKKVNIVVSTDFVKVILRKKKRKGWTWDENTILVTQDPIFRIFYVSHDAQDLKIFSYIARDGDSNRFRCSVFKSKRKSQAMRIVRTVGQAFDVCHQLTLQKKTDERQDDEAEEEQPQATAADKRFALSEDTDLEATTEESIECNTSSDTERNKTVLGNDGKGSDGGSLLLNSPADEAPVAARSAAEGPSASEHHVQLLQKQLEQQEQQALAASAQVHVLRGQLSVEACARSEAQTRVQRLLQQNTDLLQHISLLVKQIQELELKAGGLDFTSRGSQDSLLEITFRARPPSTPSEPLTPSPSTGPAASPSQQLQTSDSGWLSFLPRSSSSSTTGAESSPLSLAGNAVRLECFRFSSRVPEGQERGQATGQAPDDGAPDDGSLPGEEVLGALELLRFRESGIGSEYESNTDESDDRDSWGLGEGAGLDGAARLFRVLNTESLPDCLGDEMAV, encoded by the exons ATGGAAATTGTCGCCGCAATGAGAAGAATCAGA TATGAATTCAAACAGAAGAAcatcaagaagaagaaggtcaaCATCGTCGTTTCTACGGATTTTGTCAAAGTGATATTAAGAAAAAAGAAG CGAAAAGGCTGGACATGGGATGAGAACACAATCTTGGTGACTCAGGATCCGATATTCAG GATTTTTTACGTCTCCCACGACGCGCAAGACCTAAAGATCTTCAGTTACATCGCACGAGACGGCGACAGCAACCGTTTCCGCTGCAGCGTCTTCAAGTCCAAGAGGAAG TCTCAGGCCATGCGGATTGTGCGGACGGTCGGTCAGGCGTTCGACGTGTGTCACCAGCTGACCCTGCAGAAGAAAACGGACGAGCGGCAGGATGATGAGGCCGAGGAGGAGCAGCCCCAAGCGACGGCAG CGGACAAGAGGTTTGCCTTGTCAGAGGACACCGACCTTGAAGCCACAACAGAGGAGAGCATCGAGTGCAACACTTCATCAGACACGGAGAGGAACAAGACGGTCCTCGGCAATGACGGCAAG GGCTCCGACGGCGGCTCGCTTCTGCTCAACTCCCCGGCCGACGAGGCTCCCGTCGCGGCTCGGTCCGCCGCGGAGGGTCCCAGCGCTTCGGAGCACCACGTCCAGCTTTTGCAGAAGCAGTTGGAGCAGCAGGAGCAACAGGCGCTGGCGGCGTCGGCTCAG GTGCACGTGCTCCGGGGGCAGCTTTCCGTGGAGGCGTGCGCTCGAAGCGAGGCCCAGACCAGAGTCCAGAGGCTGCTGCAGCAGAACACCGACTTGCTGCAGCACATCTCCCTGCTGGTCAAACAGATCCAGGAACTGGAGCTGAAAGCCGGCGGACTCGATTTCACGTCCA GGGGCTCTCAGGACAGTCTTCTGGAGATCACTTTCCGTGCACGACCCCCCAGCACGCCCAGCGAACCGCTGACGCCGTCTCCCTCGACAGGCCCGGCCGCCTCCCCGTCCCAGCAGCTCCAGACCAGCGACAGCGGCTGGCTCTCCTTCCTTCCGCGGTCCTCCTCTTCAAgcaccacgggcgccgaaagCAGCCCCCTCAGCCTCGCCGGCAACGCGGTGCGTCTGGAGTGCTTCCGGTTCTCCTCGCGAGTTCCGGAAGGTCAGGAGCGAGGCCAGGCAACGGGCCAGGCGCCCGACGACGGGGCTCCGGATGACGGCTCGCTGCCGGGCGAGGAGGTCCTGGGAGCTCTGGAGCTCCTCCGCTTCAGGGAATCGGGAATCGGCTCGGAGTACGAATCCAACACGGACGAGAGCGACGACCGGGACAGTTGGGGGCTCGGGGAGGGGGCCGGCCTGGACGGTGCCGCTCGACTTTTCCGCGTGTTGAATACCGAGAGCCTGCCGGACTGTTTAGGGGATGAGATGGCCGTGTAG
- the LOC133510598 gene encoding discoidin domain-containing receptor 2-like has product MCRYPLGMTGGQIQDDDISASSQWSESTAAKFGRLDFDNADGDGAWCPDLSESDGLKEYLQVDLRSLHFITLVGTQGRHADGVGNEFAQRYRIKYSRDGSNWVGWSDRKGRQVLEGNRNAYDVVLKDLEPPVIARYVRFMPVTDPSLIVCMRVELYGCEWLDGLMSYSIPEGHRMTYRGLDVSFNDSVYDGASAEKPSKGLGQLTDGTWGLDDFLDSHVYGMWPGYDYVGWSNKSAPKAYVEMTFEFDHVRNFTSMKVHCSNMFSRGVRTFRQATCFFRSGSDWDSDPVTFRPPVDHVSQSARFVTVPLGDQTAVAIKCRFHFADVWLLFSEIAFQSGSAVYNTSLIPRKRGHPTNTLPGDDPTHKVDDSNTRILIGCLVAIIAILLTIIVIILWRQVWRKMLEKASRRILDEELTARLAVQTRAFSFHHSSVSSSLSTANSTYERIFPLCADYQEPSRLIRRLPEFAHLAEQLGASSSYRTLAAGGGSDGVPHYAEADIISLQESEGSATGNPRLFAGVDPAVRDFPRDKLTFKEKLGEGQFGEVHLCEAEGMRSFLDDDSSGEGTTNQGSLLVAVKTLREDANKNARNDFLEEIRIMSRLRDPNIVRLLAVCVDTDPLWMIAEYMENGDLNQFLCHLRLKELDEDREEEERRTIGYSKLIDMAAQIASGMKYLSSLNFVHRDLATRNCLVGKNYTVKIADFGMSRNLYRGDYYRIQGRAVLPIRWMSWESILLGKFTMASDVWAYGVTLWEILTLCKKQPYSHLSDEQVIENTGEFFRDQGKQVYLPQPPCCPDGLYNELMLSCWRRNAKQRLSFQELHAQLTEGRP; this is encoded by the exons atgtGTCGCTACCCTCTGGGCATGACCGGCGGGCAGATTCAGGATGACGACATCTCCGCCTCCAGTCAGTGGTCGGAGTCCACTGCCGCAAAATTTGGGAG ACTTGATTTTGACAACGCGGACGGCGACGGCGCCTGGTGCCCCGACTTGTCGGAATCGGACGGCCTGAAAGAATATCTGCAGGTGGACCTGCGCTCGCTCCATTTCATCACGCTGGTGGGGACTCAGGGGCGCCACGCCGACGGCGTGGGCAACGAATTTGCCCAGCGGTACAGGATCAAGTACAGCCGGGACGGCAGCAATTGGGTGGGCTGGAGCGATCGGAAGGGGCGGCAG GTGCTCGAGGGGAACAGGAACGCGTACGACGTGGTGCTGAAGGATCTGGAGCCTCCCGTCATCGCTCGATATGTTCGCTTCATGCCCGTGACCGACCCCTCTTTGATCGTCTGTATGAGAGTTGAGCTCTACGGCTGCGAATGGCTCG ATGGTCTGATGTCTTATAGCATCCCAGAGGGGCACCGAATGACCTACCGAGGCCTGGACGTCTCCTTCAACGACTCCGTGTACGACGGAGCCTCAGCTGAAAA ACCGAGCAAGGGTCTGGGCCAGCTGACGGACGGAACTTGGGGTCTGGACGATTTTCTCGACAGTCACGTCTACGGTATGTGGCCGGGGTACGACTACGTGGGCTGGAGCAACAAGAGCGCCCCCAAAGCCTACGTGGAAATGACCTTTGAGTTCGACCACGTCCGTAACTTCACCTCCATGAAG GTTCACTGTAGTAATATGTTCAGTCGAGGGGTCCGGACGTTCAGACAGGCCACCTGCTTCTTCCGCTCGGGCTCCGACTGGGACTCTGACCCGGTGACCTTCAGGCCACCCGTCGATCACGTGAGCCAAAGTGCCCGCTTCGTCACCGTGCCCCTCGGGGACCAGACTGCCGTCGCCATCAAATGTCGTTTCCACTTTGCTGACGTCTGGTTGCTCTTCAGTGAAATCGCCTTCCAATCAG GCTCAGCGGTGTACAACACATCTTTGATTCCTCGGAAACGTGGACACCCGACTAACACGCTGCCAG GGGACGATCCAACTCACAAAGTGGACGACAGCAACACGAGGATCCTGATTGGCTGCCTGGTGGCTATTATCGCAATCCTTTTgaccatcatcgtcatcatcttgTGGCGGCAGGTGTGGCGAAAAATGCTCGAGAAG GCATCGCGGCGAATTCTGGACGAGGAACTCACAGCGCGCCTTGCGGTTCAGACTCGGGCCTTTTCCTTCCACCACTCGTCCGTGTCGTCCTCTCTGTCCACCGCCAACTCCACCTACGAGAGGATCTTCCCCCTTTGCGCCGACTACCAGGAGCCGTCCCGCCTCATCCGGAGGCTGCCCGAGTTTGCGCATCTCGCCGAACAACTGG GCGCGAGCAGCTCCTACCGGACTCTTGCAGCCGGCGGCGGTTCCGACGGCGTCCCCCACTACGCGGAGGCCGACATCATCAGCCTGCAGGAGTCAGAGGGCAGCGCGACTGGCAACCCGAGGCTCTTCGCTGGCGTAGATCCGGCCGTGCGAGACTTCCCCCGGGACAAACTCACGTTCAAAGAGAAACTGGGAGAGGGACAATTTGGCGAA gtccaCTTGTGTGAAGCAGAAGGCATGCGTTCCTTTTTAGACGACGACTCATCTGGAGAAGGGACAACGAACCAAGGATCTCTGCTAGTAGCTGTTAAAACGCTGCGTGAAGATGCCAACAAGAATGCAAG GAACGATTTCCTGGAGGAGATCCGAATCATGTCTCGCCTGAGGGACCCCAACATCGTGCGTCTGCTGGCCGTATGCGTGGACACGGACCCTCTGTGGATGATCGCCGAGTACATGGAGAACGGAGACCTCAACCAGTTCCTCTGCCATCTCAGACTCAAGGAACTGGATGAGGACcgtgaggaagaggagaggcGGACCATCGG CTACAGCAAACTGATAGACATGGCGGCGCAGATCGCCTCTGGGATGAAGTACTTGTCATCGCTGAACTTCGTCCATCGTGACCTGGCCACACGGAACTGCTTGGTGGGGAAGAACTACACCGTAAAGATCGCCGATTTCGGCATGAGTCGCAACCTGTACCGCGGGGACTACTATCGGATCCAGGGCCGAGCTGTCCTGCCAATCCGCTGGATGTCTTGGGAAAGCATTCTGCTG GGTAAGTTCACCATGGCCAGTGACGTGTGGGCCTACGGGGTGACTTTGTGGGAGATCTTGACTCTTTGCAAGAAGCAGCCTTACTCCCACCTGTCTGACGAGCAGGTCATTGAAAACACAGGCGAGTTTTTCCGGGACCAGGGCAAACAG GTCTACCTGCCTCAGCCGCCGTGTTGTCCCGACGGCTTGTACAACGAGCTGATGCTGAGCTGCTGGAGGAGAAACGCCAAACAGAGGCTGAGCTTTCAGGAGCTCCACGCTCAGTTGACGGAGGGCCGGCCGTAG